Sequence from the Plasmodium relictum strain SGS1 genome assembly, chromosome: 6 genome:
tccattatatttttttacaacAGTTGATAAACATTTTAGATATTCTAGGAAAAGTAAAGTTAAAAATTCAGAtgatttatgaaaataaaatgaattccAAATTAATTCATCATCATTAATTCTTAATCTTTTGTAATATTCTTCAATAAAATCAATCATTGATATTTCTTCTgtttttaagttttttaCTCCGCATATTTCATTCTTAGGGTCACATGTGTGAGGTAATGGGTTATTATGATTGCatgaagatattaatttttcatttaaataatccaggctaatgaaaatattagaaTTCATTGAATCTTTTGTAATTACAcaaaaacttttattttgttcTAATGCTTTTAAGATCGTAGGATAATTTGATCTGTCAATTGGTATTAGTGTTCCACaagtgtaaaaaaaataatttaccaCATTTTTCCAATATTGTATATTGGTTATTATATCCTCATCTCTAAAGGGCAAAGTATACAATATTTTTCTAAGATATAAACTAACTATTTCATTATCTATCTTTGAACATTCTTTAAATTTCATTAAAGTTTTACAatcaataaaattaaatatataacttattaaattgtgctttatatatatcctcttttcatctttttcaaataattttttatgaagaGAACAATTTTCTTTAGGTGGATCATCtgataataatagaaaaaatatttttataaatacatatatatatatttatatacattttttatattacttaTAATTTCCTTTAGGTATATGTCTATTTTTTCATCAGAATaattagaaaatttatttttaacaatttcttttagaatatttaaagaattttcttcttttttttcttgagaAGCCTTATTTTGAGCtctcatatatttttttttataaacaatTTTAGTCCCCTTTTCATTCTTACAtcttaatattaaattaatatatgtgGACTTAGTTTCTATAAAAGAATACAGCTTCTTATAAAACTTGCTGTTTTCTACAAatacatattaaaaaaaaaatgaaaaatgaaataaaataaaagaatttataatactatagaataaataaatttataatacaaaaaaataaacaaataaaataatagtaacGATGCATATAAAAACAGAAATGATCTATAAAAATAACCATAAagtttcaattttttttctcatatatatattattgtacatttttttaaatatatcaatatatatcagttatattatttttattttagtttataattttattttgacATATATACTATTTACAgtaatattatcattttctttcttttcatCTTCCTCATTTTCATCGCTTTCGTTCTCTTTTATGTTTGcctcatttttttcttcaaattgtttatatatatttggtATTAATTCTAAATCATTATCACTCATTATtcttttagaaaaaaaaaataatctttGGTTAGATTCAAgtaattttgtattaaaattttttttattatatatttaaaattttttaaagttaaatttaatagtaaaatttttattattacacATTTCCAAAAATTGGAAAAAATtccaaaaagaaaaaaaagaaaaatatttttttaaaatttatgttGCAATATAAactgaatatatataaaaaaaaaaaaatttcaatttaaaaaattaaatatatataaataaaatgtatgCAATTACGGGGAAATATTTCACAcacttataaaaatataaaacaaggaaaaatatgaaaaaaaaaaaaaaaaattatttttctcattttaGAGAAATAATGTTTGGTTCATTTGATTTTATTTCACTATGTAAACTGTGTATTTTACGATTTACAGTATTCTTTTTTGagtattttttctttttatatataaagtaaCATATAAGTAAACTTAATATAATAGGTATGAAGATACATAAGTATAAAGAATAAAGTCCCCCATATCCCACTAAGCACATATCACATTTCTTATTATGttcaaatttattataatttattatttcctaaaaaaaaaaaagtagaaataatatataaaagttaatttaaaaaaaaaaaaaagaaaataaaaataaaaataaaatatatttatgaaaaatatttggttaatttaataaaagtaacaaataaaaaaaataaaatatgtcaATAAATAAACTATAAAAgtagaaaacaaaaaacatctataaataattttgtccaaaaatcattttttttttttcttctttttactcctctttcaaataataaaacagtTTCAAAATTCTCTTTTGAATTATTCAAAAGTCTTTCAGCAATTCCTTCTGCTTTAATATGATTAGTATCCTCTGCTTTTTCTATGGCTAAATATAATAGTTTTTTATTCGGTTTTAAAAGATCgagtattttaaaaagaatatatgtACTAAGACCATGTGAAAAAAATCCATTAAAAATTGGAGGTTGTTTCTCTTTGGTAAAAATGCATGATCCTACAATTTTTATTCGATgcttatttaattctttgttagataaaaatatatctccTGAAAAGACAatattgtaaaatttttctaataaatcaTCATCTTTTATATTAGAATCAACTAATATAATAAGACTCAATGTTATATCATCATTCgctaattttctttttgtgcTATCTACATTTtgagaatataaaaaatcaaattttatttcagATAAAATTGATGTTGACTTACTGATTTCATGCATGattattttgtatataatatCTGAATCAAAATAGTAGGTTGTTTTTGTATCggtattaattttatattgtttaaatatttttatcaatattatCCCTTCATTAACTTCtaaatcttttttaaatgtttctATTAATGAGTAAAACATATTTTCcatattataatttcttgATTTAAAAAGTCCATTTtctgtttttatatatataggtaATACTTCTATGTaatcataataatttaacTCTTCCTCaacttcaaaaaaataaaaattatcaaaaaatttaaataaatcatttattaataatttaccatatttattttttagaattaGTTCATCATAAAGAGTTAGTCTATTTTCTTCTACTGAAGAGACTAGGCGAAAATTGTCtttaacttttaaaaatacatttatcTCTTTTTTGTCTATatctattatatttatattatgctcattaattaatgaaataaaaaaattgaaaaaatttaacGTTTTTTGTAATGCATAACAAAATTCTCTTATATAGCCCTTATGGGATATATCTACTccaaacaaacaaaaaaaaaaaaaacaatagtTTAATGTGAAATTTaagatgaaattaaaaaggaaaaaaaataattatatatgataaaaaaaaaaaaatttctattttaaaaagtttaaaaagtttaaaaaataatttagtatatttatatataatttttactcaaatttttttttaacctaATTTTTCCAATAAGTAAGGAACTATAGTCAAAAATAAACTGACAACTTCAACATCAAAAACGTGTTGAGTACATATATTTAACTTATAATCTACAATGTGATTAAATTTAGAATctgataattttaattcattaaaaatatctgATATTCCTGTTCCGTAATTtctcatatttttttctatatcttcaatcttataaaaaaaaaaggaaattatcataaaaacaaatgaaaattttcttttttttttttttttttgtagttACAGCTGATATCAAAGAATCAAATAGGTTAAACTCAAAAAAAATCcacaaatttttattttctgtttgtttttttagttctaataaatttttttttataataaatatttctttttgatattttttatctacATAGGAATCAAAAACATTTTCTGTTAAAGTACAACTCAAagcattatataaataaaaaaatgaaaaattattaaaattttttgaatcGTTTATCAGATAGgtattttttatcatatttctTAGTGTATGAGGAGATAGCAAATCACcttagagaaaaaaaaagacaaccatatgtttttaaaaaatataattaaattttcataaatatgttttttatatttgtaatgacatgtatatatatatattaattatatttttataagattttaaagaataataaaagaaacaaaaatatttttttttaatactattTTACACACTAGtgacaatttttttaaaaaagaaaatccATATTAAAACTAAAACATTTATTACATACTTTTCTTTCATAttctataataaaaaaattttatttcaaaatattacacaaaatatatatcttaaatttttaaaacttaaaaacattttaaatgTAGAACAAATCTATGTAatatcatttataaaaaaaaaaaccaaaATATAAAGTGTTGTATcacattaataaaaattttttttttttaattttacgataagagaaaaaaaaagggaaaaaaaaatgttgcatgtatttttattatgtaaaataattcataaagaataaaaaaacttCATAAAAGCTTCCTCAACATATAATAAAGGAATTTATAttagtaaaagaaaaattatatatataatatacacattatattgataattaaattttttttaatataatattaataaatttaattaaaaataggaGGCAAACACATCCAGACCTGTTGTTTCTTAAGAGAAAGCAAATATATTGAggcatttatttttaactatTTATTATCATCTATTAAAAAGATAGTTGATATATctaagtatatttttttattttcataatttacaCATCttattgttttttcttttactatAGGAATAAAAAAACTGGAAAAAATGGATATAGAAAAAATcatatgtaaaaattaagTACTAATTTAAAATGTGAATCATATAcatatatctatatatatatataatatattaatcaCATTGAcatataaatgtattatacaaatttcattaaaaaaatatatataaattttagaaaaaataaacaaaaatttattcttattcatttttttttttttcttactaTTCCacgttttttattttttctacatCGGTTTGTGTTacttcataaattttttctttttgattATTGATTTCAAATGAATTATCTAATAGCTCTTTATCACTATTAAAATGAGAATTTTCATGTACACTTGCTTCTTTTAAGTTATCAAAAACATAATCACAATAATCacatttgtatatttttttataagaacaGCCTTCTATATTATCTAAAgtatcataattatttttgctccctttttttaatttatttaaattattttcatcatgctcataaatattaaaattatttttatttattaatacattAATAGGCTCCCAGTTTTTTATAGAAGAATTATTTTCAGAATTGGAATCATTATTTGATTTGGCTACATTTATGATgttaaaaactttttttaaagatatatttttatttaattctattTTAATAAGATCATCTGATATTTCCTGTATAGATCTACTATTTATGTAATCATATTTCGATACAAAACTGAAAACTTTCCCTATTGACGTATTAgtaaaatcattaaaaatataaatatcaaAATTTAGTAAATCTGTtgatatatacttattttcaCCAATTTCAGGAAATGTTCTTTTATCATCACAAATTAAGCAACTTTTCAATTTTAATGCATCAGTTCTAGTATCTATACCttcaaatttaatataaagaaaatttatttttaatgattctttcacatttattattttaattggTAAAGGACAAGGAtaattattcataaaaagATATCGGtaacaattatttttaaatctaATATCATTAAACGTAGTAAAACTAATTACTTTAACATAACCTAATAAGCCAAAAACACCAACAATTTCTCCTATAACAGTAAATTCATTCATAAAggatattttattattgctattattattttttttttcattcattGGATTAATTGAATCcgaaatataatttattttcatatcattgacatttattttattcattaaatCTAAATCATTACTTCTATTATGGtcagaaaaataatttcttatCAATAGAGTAGACAAactaatattttcattttccatatttttttttaagttattcTTCAGTAAATCATCCTTTGATTCTGTATACGAGTCATTATATtcatcattaaaaaaatcattagatataaaattttcttttttttttgtaaatatatcattttttttttctttcaagAATCCAGCCTTAGAATATTTACTTCTTTTATAGTATTTTGTATCCGTTAAAAAAGATCTAGCTAAATTTATTTGttcttcatctttttttatgtcttttttttcttttccgtTTCCtacataattttcttttttatctttatctttttttaaaatatctaaattgtttttattttctacaCCTTCTAATAGTTTGTTTTTATCGTTATCAAAAGcgaatattttgttttttatcgtggatttatataaagaaaatttaatttttatatttttggctttatttttataaaatggaattctgctttttttttttttgtcatttATGTAACTTtcaaaattaaagaaaaggatatttttttttatacatgaGCTTTTAGAGTAtttattaaagaatatatatttttgtctaaataaatttttatagaaaaatatatttaaattatttgtaatatttcttttaattttatacgtattatttaaaaaaaaaaaacatttttttaaagatatgTCTTTTTGATCTTTAGACCATTTTAAGCTAAGAATAAAACTTCTAAATAGTGTTGGAAGTATCAAAACCAATAATagcttttttaatattactaAGCATTTTGTCATTTACacaattttttgtaaaaaaaaaaaaaaaaattcttatatttataacAAGAGggaaagaataaaaattttaattatctaTAATTGAGCATTtcagaatttaaaaaaaaagaaaaaaattattaatgtatttatatagttttaatttatttattgatATTCTACATTATTgcattttttgaaaaagagaacatatatatatatatatatatatatattttataatattttaatcaGGCTATTtcatatatgcatataaaaatatatatattaacaaCCTTATGTAATTAaccattaaaaatataaataataatattatatatatttattttgtcaTATAAGCATAATGGAAACAACAGGacttttgtattattattattataaataaaaaaaaaataaataaaataaaagttctatcttatttttcttttgttcttataattttaaaaaatgaaacatGAAATAAATTACTTCATTATAACTTCATTCTTCTCTCTGCTTTCTTATAATgtatttctattttaaataCAATATTTTAAACGATAAAAAcgtttataaaatattttttttttttaaattgaaaaacttaaaaaaaaaaagaaaatgggaaggaattataatttagcaattaaaaaatatttgatataaaaaaaaaaaaaaattgagataaattataaaagataaaaatgattGAATCAGTACTGAGTTTTGTAaggaaatagaaaaagaaaaaaatatatatatgtattagcCAAATGCTAAAGAATTACAAATTATATTTCAAGTcaattcattatatatatgtatcaATAATTTTACTGATTATGAAGAATGCCTTAttacaattttaaaaaaaattatcttagTTAATTCATGAAATCATGCACATTCCGTTCTATAtcctttaaaataatataatattttttcagtttattttttcttttttttctttagcACACGAATAGAATATAAGCTTATAAGGAAAaatgtgaaaaaaaaaaaaaatctatatAGCCCTTATATTTtaactaaaaattttattttatataacaattttatttaacgtataactttttttagttttaggaaatatttttaaaatgatatattttaagCAATTGTGCAAAAATTACTTAATTTCTCaggaatatataaaagttcATATTAAGAAATTTGAGAGATATTTtggtattttttatattttaccaTGATGACTTTTATCTTTGTGCATCTGTCTgtgtgtaaaaaaaaaaaaaaaatacaaccTTGCTTAAtcgcataaaaaaaaattatatcaaaaaaaaaaaaaaaaaaaaaaaatatagcatatactgtatatatatatgtgcaaaattttatatctttcatatatcaaaaatataattaaattttttaaaaatatgtatgattatatttttatttccatGCAATTTTATATTCGTTTTGAATTTAATGTTTTGTTCTTATgtgaaatattataattatttttatgtttaataaaattattataaaaaaataaatgtagaaaattctaaaatattataatttaaaataataataaaaaaaaaggaataaaaattaaatttatatatcttattttacagaatttaattttaattattatgtaTAAACATTAATATTCGAATTCTTTGTTATTGTTTTATTGTAATTgttatttctattatatttttttttttttttacgttcaagtttcttatttttttattaatctattttaactttttttctttttttttaaattgtagCTCAATTGAATTGTGCATacaaaagcaaaaaaaaaaaaaaaaaataaaaatataaagtaacATCTACGTAAAACATGCTTAAATGCTATTTAACATAAAtacattatattatttacttctttcgttttttttttttttttattatcatttgtttaattgtaaaaatttgatatatttaattatataatttaaatagagAGTGAACAaattagtaatttttttttttgtcattttttttttttattaaggtTAAGattatttattcattgaaAATTTACTTTagtttttttactatttataataacttttttttttttaatttaatcttatttaattttaatttttattttagcttttattttttttttttttttcaatttttttaatttatttaaatatttattataattaatatataatatagtTTATATgaatctatatatatatatgtataattttttttattagaacaatttaatttttcttttaatatatacacatacatatttatatatgttttttttttttttttttgacaaaaaatgaaaaagaaaaataatatttccaCAAATTACGGAAAACTAAAAGGTCGTTTTAATCGTTATGATATGAACGgttcttataattttaatgagaATAAAAAAGGTATAGGAAATAATTTGGTTAAtgatttgaaaaattatagaaatgaagaaaattataatcataataatagtattaattctttaattGGGCATACTAATGCGAATGTAAATTACAATAAtggaaataataattattattcacataattataaatataataagaaTTCTTATCCTTATGATTATAATTCATATCATCcaaagaaaatatatgaatacaaagaaaaattcaaaaattctaatcataataataatgcatataacaataatactatattagaaaatagaaataatatgTCTACTTTAAATTCATCAAATATAtcgaataaaataaataaagaaagcGATGGTAAGAAAAGTGAAGGAGCTAATGATGATTCTGaggatgaaaataataaaagcaatgatgatgaaaatataaatgaggAAGTGAGTTTattaagagaaaaaatatgctttaaaatgttaaaaagtattgatatatatataactgaaataattatgaaatcGTGCTTTGTAACtgtatataaaatgaaagaaGATGAATTAAAATGGACGAGAGCAGATATTGAAggatttttatatattgtaAGAAGATCAGTTACTCCTTTTTATAGATTAAtaattacaaataaaaaaaatgaaaaacatTTGTTACAAGATATAAATgcaaatattaatttatcaaCAGatcaaaattatattttttatagaattttcaatgaagaaaataataccAAAAGCATTTATAGTCTTTGGTTCTACAGTactgaagaaaaagaaaaaatttacaaaatgtTAGAAGAATTAGTTGAAAAAGCTTgtcaagaaaaaaattatttagatAACAATAGCAAAAGTAGCAGtagtaattataataaaaatgtaaattttatatttactaaaaataacaatatgAATGATAACATGACTGTGGTAACAAAAAcagaagaaaatttaaaaaacctaaataatttttatagtaAAAAGGaggataataaaataaataaatctaaggatatagaaaataatatcaataataatgttaataattctttaattttaaaaaatacacaGAGTGAAGAAAATTCTgataatgttttaaaaaagagtaagtcaaataataattatgctTCTATTAAATCAAACAGTACCagtgataataaaaatgaaaacaattTCGATTTAGCTCATATTGTGAATGATATAGATTATATGAgaacaaataaaaacaatgataatattatatatgatAATTATACGAAATGTTATTACAACAAAAACAATAGTATTAATGGTAATGTTAcaactaataaaaatataaatggtGACATAGGTGATTTAAATAGTCATAATatatctaataaaaaaacaacaTATTGTAATAAGAATACAGTCGATTACAGCGATAAAGCTGGAAGAAAACTTCTTTATTTGATTAAAGGTTTATCAACagaatatgaaaaagaaaatgaaaataagaaattacCGTGTGATGAATATGttgataatgaaaatagtGATACACtgaatattaataaaaataaaattgaagaaAGAGGCTTACATCTTCAGAATGAAATAAATGCAAAAAAAGGAGGCGAAGCTATTATGAGCTTATTAGgtttaaataagaataatgaATTGAAGGacgatgaaaaaaaaaaaaaaaaaaaagggaaaaatGCGAATGGtagtattaataataataacaatattataataaattctaatttaaaaaaaaatgaaagacaaattttattaaataataaggaCAATTCAAAtagtaaattatataaatattataaaaataattatgatagCAGTGAAGAGATGTCAGTGAGTAATAAAGAGGACACAAAAAGTAaggaattattaaataaaaactcatttgaaaattataaagacaaagacaaagaaaaattaa
This genomic interval carries:
- a CDS encoding mitochondrial preribosomal assembly protein rimM precursor, putative; this encodes MTKCLVILKKLLLVLILPTLFRSFILSLKWSKDQKDISLKKCFFFLNNTYKIKRNITNNLNIFFYKNLFRQKYIFFNKYSKSSCIKKNILFFNFESYINDKKKKSRIPFYKNKAKNIKIKFSLYKSTIKNKIFAFDNDKNKLLEGVENKNNLDILKKDKDKKENYVGNGKEKKDIKKDEEQINLARSFLTDTKYYKRSKYSKAGFLKEKKNDIFTKKKENFISNDFFNDEYNDSYTESKDDLLKNNLKKNMENENISLSTLLIRNYFSDHNRSNDLDLMNKINVNDMKINYISDSINPMNEKKNNNSNNKISFMNEFTVIGEIVGVFGLLGYVKVISFTTFNDIRFKNNCYRYLFMNNYPCPLPIKIINVKESLKINFLYIKFEGIDTRTDALKLKSCLICDDKRTFPEIGENKYISTDLLNFDIYIFNDFTNTSIGKVFSFVSKYDYINSRSIQEISDDLIKIELNKNISLKKVFNIINVAKSNNDSNSENNSSIKNWEPINVLINKNNFNIYEHDENNLNKLKKGSKNNYDTLDNIEGCSYKKIYKCDYCDYVFDNLKEASVHENSHFNSDKELLDNSFEINNQKEKIYEVTQTDVEKIKNVEYFFIPIVKEKTIRCVNYENKKIYLDISTIFLIDDNK
- the DCP1 gene encoding mRNA-decapping enzyme subunit 1, putative translates to MKKKNNISTNYGKLKGRFNRYDMNGSYNFNENKKGIGNNLVNDLKNYRNEENYNHNNSINSLIGHTNANVNYNNGNNNYYSHNYKYNKNSYPYDYNSYHPKKIYEYKEKFKNSNHNNNAYNNNTILENRNNMSTLNSSNISNKINKESDGKKSEGANDDSEDENNKSNDDENINEEVSLLREKICFKMLKSIDIYITEIIMKSCFVTVYKMKEDELKWTRADIEGFLYIVRRSVTPFYRLIITNKKNEKHLLQDINANINLSTDQNYIFYRIFNEENNTKSIYSLWFYSTEEKEKIYKMLEELVEKACQEKNYLDNNSKSSSSNYNKNVNFIFTKNNNMNDNMTVVTKTEENLKNLNNFYSKKEDNKINKSKDIENNINNNVNNSLILKNTQSEENSDNVLKKSKSNNNYASIKSNSTSDNKNENNFDLAHIVNDIDYMRTNKNNDNIIYDNYTKCYYNKNNSINGNVTTNKNINGDIGDLNSHNISNKKTTYCNKNTVDYSDKAGRKLLYLIKGLSTEYEKENENKKLPCDEYVDNENSDTLNINKNKIEERGLHLQNEINAKKGGEAIMSLLGLNKNNELKDDEKKKKKKGKNANGSINNNNNIIINSNLKKNERQILLNNKDNSNSKLYKYYKNNYDSSEEMSVSNKEDTKSKELLNKNSFENYKDKDKEKLNNCEDEQITSLLDIIKLKSDKISMNNNNNNNNNSENDILNSYNTDSYNVLLKMQNKIESDDKKIINILDSKKNIKKDNYTNSLDNKDQMKYNNNTYDGHNNNKFNDVDYKNKSITLNRNVIRNIIKETLQSDEFVDLLWKKLTMNTNFI